The DNA segment TGATGCTGATATTTCAGGGGCAAGCGGCGCATTGATCAATGTTTGCGGCGGCCCTGATATGACGCTTAATGAAGCGCGCGTTGTTGTGGAGACAATATCCGAAAGAATTGACCCTGATGCAAGGATCATATGGGGAGCCCAGATTGCAGATGACCTGGACAAGACAATACGGGCAATGCTTATTGTTACAGGCGTCAAATCACCGCAGATATTCGGCCCGGAAAGAAAGATGGGCGAAAGAAGGAAAAAAGAAATTGAGGAAGAACTCGGCATAGAGTTTGTTAATTAAGATGGACTTTGCTTCTTTGACTTCAAGATTTAAGGCATTTATTGAGGAATGCAGAAGGGTTTTGCTCATTACAAAGAAGCCCACAAAAGACGAGTTCAAGACAATAGTCAAGGTTTCGGGAATAGGGATGCTGGTGATCGGCATTATTGGCTTTATAATCCAGATGTTTTATTTGATCATGATAAAAGGTGGCTAAATGGAAGAATCAAAAGAAGAAACAAAAATATTTGTATTAAGGACAACTGCAAACAGGGAAGACCAGGTTATGGATTTTGTTGTAAACAATGCTGCAAAGAGAAAGCTCGAGGTTTATTCAATAATAAAGCCGCATGGGCTAAGAAGCTATATATTCCTTGAAGCAGCAACAAAGCTTGATGCTGAGCAGGCTGCACTTAACATCACCTATGCAAGAGGCATTCTGCCTAAGGAAGTGAAATACGAGGAAATTGAGCACATGCTTGAGCAGGTAAAGCGGGAGATGAATATTCAGAAAAATGATATTGTTGAGATTATTTCAGGCCCATTTAAAAGGGAGCAGGCAAAGGTTTCAAGAATAGACAA comes from the Candidatus Woesearchaeota archaeon genome and includes:
- a CDS encoding protein translocase SEC61 complex subunit gamma encodes the protein MDFASLTSRFKAFIEECRRVLLITKKPTKDEFKTIVKVSGIGMLVIGIIGFIIQMFYLIMIKGG
- a CDS encoding transcription elongation factor Spt5 — protein: MEESKEETKIFVLRTTANREDQVMDFVVNNAAKRKLEVYSIIKPHGLRSYIFLEAATKLDAEQAALNITYARGILPKEVKYEEIEHMLEQVKREMNIQKNDIVEIISGPFKREQAKVSRIDKTKEEVVVELLEAAVPIPITVKMDAVKVIRRESEATEAKYEAGEESEEEPSEDNVS